In Nymphaea colorata isolate Beijing-Zhang1983 chromosome 5, ASM883128v2, whole genome shotgun sequence, one genomic interval encodes:
- the LOC116254197 gene encoding late embryogenesis abundant protein Lea5-D-like, translating to MASGRFFSAASELSAAFISRRNFSAASSGAVANAVRAGSRQVLQRMEDKSKAVVSGDKTSWMPDPVTGYFIPEDQFGQIDAAQLRQVLLSQRSDGARKP from the exons ATGGCGAGCGGAAGGTTCTTCTCTGCAGCTTCCGAGCTTTCCGCCGCCTTCATCAGCCG GCGGAATTTCTCTGCAGCTTCATCCGGCGCGGTGGCTAATGCAGTGAGAGCCGGCAGCCGGCAGGTGCTGCAGAGGATGGAGGACAAGTCGAAGGCCGTCGTCTCCGGCGACAAGACGTCGTGGATGCCGGATCCCGTCACCGGATACTTCATTCCGGAGGACCAGTTTGGCCAGATCGACGCTGCGCAGCTGAGGCAGGTCCTCTTGAGCCAGAGATCCGACGGTGCAAGGAAGCCATGA
- the LOC116254297 gene encoding exocyst complex component SEC15B: MHPGTRTRRRVAPAGSPGPDGDESAEKLDYMLISSSICNGDDLGPLVRKAFAAGKPDALLHHLRRFARSKEAEIEDVCRSHYEDFILAVDDLRALLADADSLKSALSETNCRLQEAGLPLLSRLEELLEAETVRANLCLALRSATLCARTASVCANVNGHLSSDDLYLALKSLSLLEQDLLPRTPSSALRRMLDCHIPTIRAHIELRVSKDFSDWLVQIRVASRELGQLAIGRASSARQREEELRVKQRQVEEQTRVSLRDCVYSLHTEEDDDMEEDRRSDTSAGSNSAAGGDIADLRSLYRCYHIYQTLGLKDRFRQQYLENRKLQLTSDFQISSMSPFLESHQTFFAQIAGFFIVEDRIFRTAGDLIFRNDVDNLWDMAIGKMCSVLEDQFSRMQTANHLLLIKDYVSLLGVTLRRYGYHVDPLLVVLSQHRDKYHELLLADCQKQMSDAISGDKFDPMVMKKEYEYNMNVLAFHIQNSDIIPAFPYIAPFSSTVPDCCRIVRSFVEDSVSFLSYSGQLDFYDVVKKYLDRLLAEVLNGSLLRLMSSGSVYTVSQAMQVAANTAILERACEFFVRHAAQLSGIPIRTVERKRRPVSPLAPSREAAHDLLLRLVKTKVDEFMTLLDNVNWIADDPPFNGNEYVNEVVIYLETLVSTGQQILSPDILMNILRGVLRHVSDSIVAVLAGDGVKRFNATAVTGLDADLKILESFAETQDRQLMRGGEEVEENGADSSVQSTSPSSSDPSLKESLMEARQLVNLLDSSHPENFLNPVIREKNYGALDYRKVVTISEKLRDPSERYFSTFGTRAAKQNPKKKSLDALIKRLKEV; encoded by the coding sequence ATGCATCCGGGGACGAGGACGCGCCGGCGGGTGGCTCCGGCGGGGTCTCCGGGACCTGACGGGGATGAGTCCGCTGAGAAGCTTGACTACATGCTCATCTCGTCCTCCATCTGCAATGGGGATGACCTCGGTCCTCTAGTCCGTAAGGCCTTCGCCGCCGGGAAGCCTGACGCCCTCCTCCACCACCTTCGCCGCTTCGCCCGCTCCAAGGAGGCCGAGATCGAGGATGTTTGCCGTTCCCATTACGAGGACTTCATCCTCGCCGTCGACGACCTCCGAGCCCTCCTCGCAGATGCCGACTCTCTGAAATCGGCTCTCTCCGAGACTAACTGCCGACTCCAGGAGGCCGGCCTCCCCCTGCTTTCTCGACTCGAGGAGCTCCTGGAGGCAGAGACCGTACGCGCCAACCTTTGCCTCGCTCTCCGCTCGGCCACGCTCTGCGCTCGGACGGCTTCCGTCTGCGCCAATGTCAACGGCCACCTCTCCAGCGATGATTTATATCTTGCCCTGAAATCGCTCTCGCTCCTCGAGCAAGATCTCCTTCCACGCACCCCTTCCTCCGCCCTCCGCCGGATGCTGGATTGCCACATCCCTACTATCCGCGCCCACATCGAGCTTCGCGTCTCCAAGGACTTCAGCGACTGGCTCGTCCAGATCCGCGTCGCCAGCCGTGAGCTCGGCCAGCTTGCCATCGGCCGCGCCTCCTCCGCCCGCCAGCGCGAGGAGGAGCTCCGCGTCAAGCAGCGTCAGGTGGAGGAGCAAACCAGGGTCAGCCTCCGTGATTGCGTCTACTCTCTTCACACCGAGGAAGACGACGATATGGAGGAGGATAGGAGATCCGACACAAGCGCAGGTTCGAACTCCGCCGCCGGAGGTGACATAGCCGATCTCCGGTCCCTCTACCGCTGCTACCACATCTACCAGACCCTGGGGCTCAAGGATCGGTTCAGGCAACAGTACTTGGAGAACCGCAAGCTGCAGCTCACCTCGGACTTCCAGATCTCCTCCATGAGCCCCTTCCTCGAATCGCATCAGACCTTCTTCGCGCAGATCGCCGGCTTCTTCATTGTCGAAGACCGGATTTTCCGCACCGCCGGTGACCTCATATTTCGGAACGACGTGGACAACCTGTGGGACATGGCCATAGGAAAGATGTGCTCCGTATTAGAGGACCAGTTTTCACGGATGCAGACGGCGAACCACCTCCTCCTTATCAAGGACTACGTGAGCCTTCTGGGAGTGACCCTCCGACGGTACGGCTACCATGTCGATCCCCTCCTTGTGGTGCTCAGCCAGCACCGCGACAAGTACCACGAGCTGCTCCTCGCCGATTGCCAGAAGCAGATGTCGGACGCCATTTCTGGCGACAAGTTTGATCCGATGGTGATGAAGAAGGAATACGAGTATAACATGAACGTGCTCGCCTTCCACATACAGAACTCTGACATAATCCCTGCATTTCCTTACATCGCGCCATTCTCCTCGACGGTGCCCGATTGCTGCAGGATTGTCCGTTCCTTTGTGGAGGACTCGGTGAGCTTCCTTTCCTACAGCGGGCAGCTTGATTTCTACGACGTGGTGAAGAAGTATCTCGATCGGCTACTTGCAGAAGTCCTCAACGGTTCGCTTCTTCGATTGATGAGCTCGGGAAGCGTCTATACAGTCTCGCAGGCTATGCAGGTTGCTGCCAACACGGCCATACTGGAGCGAGCATGCGAGTTCTTCGTCCGGCATGCAGCTCAGCTTTCTGGTATCCCAATTAGGACGGTGGAGCGCAAACGCCGGCCGGTTTCACCACTGGCTCCATCAAGGGAGGCTGCCCACGACCTTCTGTTGAGGCTCGTGAAGACAAAGGTTGACGAGTTCATGACCTTACTTGACAACGTGAACTGGATCGCCGATGATCCCCCGTTTAACGGGAATGAGTATGTGAATGAGGTAGTCATCTACCTTGAGACCCTCGTCTCTACAGGACAGCAGATTCTCTCTCCGGACATCTTAATGAATATCCTGAGAGGCGTTTTGAGGCATGTCTCAGACAGCATTGTTGCTGTTCTTGCCGGAGATGGCGTCAAGCGGTTTAATGCGACTGCAGTCACGGGGTTGGATGCTGATCTCAAGATATTGGAATCTTTTGCAGAGACCCAGGATAGGCAGCTCATGAGGGGtggggaggaggtggaggagaatGGTGCTGACAGCTCTGTACAGTCTACTTCGCCTTCTTCTTCTGATCCGTCTTTGAAGGAGTCGTTAATGGAGGCAAGGCAATTGGTGAATTTGCTGGATAGTAGTCACCCTGAGAACTTCCTGAATCCGGTTATAAGAGAGAAGAACTATGGGGCGCTGGATTACCGGAAGGTGGTGACTATATCGGAGAAGCTGAGAGATCCATCGGAAAGGTACTTCAGCACTTTTGGTACAAGGGCTGCCAAGCAAAATCCCAAGAAGAAGTCTTTGGATGCTCTCATCAAAAGACTCAAGGAAGTTTAG
- the LOC116254196 gene encoding uncharacterized protein LOC116254196 has translation MVCIKDLVPAASNNINTQFILLDKGMPTIEGPERVCLALVADETAAVHFQFWGGECDAFEKGDIIRLSNGIFSFHKGKLLLRAGKRGKIEKIGEFTMLFVETPNLSEITWSPDLADRTRYVQGAILSPHSRLFPPLP, from the coding sequence ATGGTCTGTATCAAAGACTTAGTTCCAGCTGCCTCCAACAACATAAATACACAATTTATATTGTTGGACAAAGGAATGCCCACTATAGAAGGCCCTGAAAGGGTTTGCCTAGCACTTGTTGCTGATGAAACTGCTGCAGTCCACTTCCAGTTCTGGGGTGGAGAATGTGATGCTTTTGAGAAAGGCGATATCATTCGTCTCAGTAACGGGATCTTTTCCTTCCATAAGGGCAAGCTTTTGCTCAGAGCTGGtaaaaggggaaaaattgagaaaattggGGAGTTTACCATGCTCTTCGTTGAAACCCCAAATCTCAGTGAGATCACTTGGAGCCCTGATCTTGCTGATCGTACCAGATATGTTCAAGGGGCCATACTGTCACCACACTCACGGTTGTTTCCTCCTCTACCTTGA
- the LOC116254193 gene encoding uncharacterized protein LOC116254193 isoform X1, whose translation MTNSGLPQHVSNNQQVQADEANTSQPPQLKRTRGPSRALDTLKLGPKQKFKVEINNHGQPIGEKAQKLSSFIGTLARDPEVTPLTYQTWKHLPKTCKDNVWNCVLEKYEGPGVKLTWVMKQYAKLWRCWRCNLRKFYEKHKTLENCMKHCKVGIPEDQWRCLIQNFETKRSKEQSKRNKAIRAMQKFPHTTGTKSFARFRAENVAEDKPEPSRAEVFIMTRTSRKSDYRNQVTNEAIAQINDAMSQLPEGAKDDPSPTDILSRVMGPDKYGRVRTYGMGVKPSNFFDAAPSRSELMAQNVILHGELDNLRSRVNQVEAIQVEKMRELEASAEKVNELQAQVNMLMEMIKNKQASRN comes from the exons ATGACTAATAGTGGATTGCCTCAACACGTATCCAACAATCAACAAGTTCAAGCAGATGAAGCCAATACAA GTCAACCACCTCAACTGAAAAGGACAAGGGGCCCTTCGCGTGCTTTAGATACTTTGAAGTTAGgtccaaaacaaaaattcaaagtGGAGATCAACAATCATGGTCAGCCAATCGGTGAAAAGGCACAAAAGCTCAGTTCATTTATTGGTACATTAGCACGAGACCCTGAAGTTACACCACTTACTTACCAAACATGGAAACATTTACCTAAGACATGCAAAGACAATGTCTGGAATTGTGTCTTG GAAAAATATGAAGGCCCTGGAGTTAAGCTTACTTGGGTAATGAAACAATATGCAAAATTATGGAGATGTTGGAGATGTAATTTGAGgaagttttatgaaaaacataaaacattagAGAATTGCATGAAACACTGCAAGGTCGGAATCCCTGAAGATCAATGGAGGTGCTTGATCCAAAACTTTGAAACTAAACGATCAAAG GAGcaaagtaaaagaaataaagCGATTCGTGCTATGCAAAAGTTTCCTCATACTACTGGCACAAAAAGTTTTGCCAGATTTCGAGCAGAAAAT GTTGCAGAGGACAAACCGGAGCCTTCCCGTGCTGAGGTCTTTATTATGACGCGGACTAGCAGAAAAAGTGACTATCGTAATCAAGTAACAAATGAAGCAATA GCTCAAATTAATGACGCAATGTCTCAACTACCCGAAGGTGCTAAAGATGACCCATCTCCAACTGATATTTTGTCAAGGGTGATGGGGCCAGATAAATATGGGCGAGTGCGTACATATGGGATGGGGGTCAAAccatcaaatttttttgatgCTGCTCCCAGTCGAAGTGAATTAATGGCGCAAAATGTAATCTTGCATGGAGAATTGGATAATCTGCGTAGTAGGGTGAATCAAGTAGAAGCTATTCAAGTTGAAAAAATGCGTGAATTGGAAGCTAGTGCAGAGAAAGTGAATGAATTACAAGCCCAAGTCAACATGTTGATGGAAATGATTAAAAACAAACAAGCATCTAGAAACTGA
- the LOC116254193 gene encoding uncharacterized protein LOC116254193 isoform X2, translated as MVSQSVKRHKSSVHLLEKYEGPGVKLTWVMKQYAKLWRCWRCNLRKFYEKHKTLENCMKHCKVGIPEDQWRCLIQNFETKRSKEQSKRNKAIRAMQKFPHTTGTKSFARFRAENVAEDKPEPSRAEVFIMTRTSRKSDYRNQVTNEAIAQINDAMSQLPEGAKDDPSPTDILSRVMGPDKYGRVRTYGMGVKPSNFFDAAPSRSELMAQNVILHGELDNLRSRVNQVEAIQVEKMRELEASAEKVNELQAQVNMLMEMIKNKQASRN; from the exons ATGGTCAGCCAATCGGTGAAAAGGCACAAAAGCTCAGTTCATTTATTG GAAAAATATGAAGGCCCTGGAGTTAAGCTTACTTGGGTAATGAAACAATATGCAAAATTATGGAGATGTTGGAGATGTAATTTGAGgaagttttatgaaaaacataaaacattagAGAATTGCATGAAACACTGCAAGGTCGGAATCCCTGAAGATCAATGGAGGTGCTTGATCCAAAACTTTGAAACTAAACGATCAAAG GAGcaaagtaaaagaaataaagCGATTCGTGCTATGCAAAAGTTTCCTCATACTACTGGCACAAAAAGTTTTGCCAGATTTCGAGCAGAAAAT GTTGCAGAGGACAAACCGGAGCCTTCCCGTGCTGAGGTCTTTATTATGACGCGGACTAGCAGAAAAAGTGACTATCGTAATCAAGTAACAAATGAAGCAATA GCTCAAATTAATGACGCAATGTCTCAACTACCCGAAGGTGCTAAAGATGACCCATCTCCAACTGATATTTTGTCAAGGGTGATGGGGCCAGATAAATATGGGCGAGTGCGTACATATGGGATGGGGGTCAAAccatcaaatttttttgatgCTGCTCCCAGTCGAAGTGAATTAATGGCGCAAAATGTAATCTTGCATGGAGAATTGGATAATCTGCGTAGTAGGGTGAATCAAGTAGAAGCTATTCAAGTTGAAAAAATGCGTGAATTGGAAGCTAGTGCAGAGAAAGTGAATGAATTACAAGCCCAAGTCAACATGTTGATGGAAATGATTAAAAACAAACAAGCATCTAGAAACTGA
- the LOC116254195 gene encoding uncharacterized protein At5g01610-like produces the protein MVVAISPSRAILATLVAVLVSVAVAASNDTLTAYEVLEEYGFPIGLLPEGVVSYELNSSTGKFSVYLNGTCTFSLEGSYDIKYKSTVTGYISSKKLYSLSGISVKVLFFWLSIVEVTVEGDDLDFSVGIASASFPVSNFAVCPQCGCGLDCVSLAAVE, from the coding sequence ATGGTGGTGGCGATTTCACCTTCCAGGGCCATCCTGGCCACTCTAGTGGCGGTTCTGGTGTCGGTGGCGGTGGCGGCGTCCAACGACACGTTGACAGCATACGAAGTGTTGGAGGAGTACGGCTTCCCCATCGGCCTGCTGCCGGAGGGAGTGGTGAGCTACGAGCTCAATTCCTCCACCGGCAAGTTTTCCGTCTACCTCAACGGGACCTGCACCTTCTCCCTGGAAGGCTCGTACGATATCAAGTACAAGTCCACCGTCACCGGCTACATCTCTTCCAAGAAGCTCTATAGCCTGAGCGGGATCAGCGTGAAGGTGCTGTTCTTCTGGCTCAGCATTGTCGAGGTCACCGTCGAAGGAGACGATCTCGACTTCTCTGTCGGAATCGCGTCGGCGTCCTTCCCGGTGTCGAATTTTGCAGTGTGTCCGCAGTGCGGGTGCGGCCTGGACTGCGTTTCTCTCGCAGCTGTGGAATGA